The following proteins come from a genomic window of Triticum aestivum cultivar Chinese Spring chromosome 6A, IWGSC CS RefSeq v2.1, whole genome shotgun sequence:
- the LOC123129834 gene encoding probable protein phosphatase 2C 48, with the protein MLFPTSSYWLLGYSCLFSVSHVALFSVQGYGCQDDTIFCGVLDGHDQSGHYAAKAVRESLPQSLLCRWQEAVALASLIDGEKRLSNCHFYLLRRSYLAAAAAAVDEELRRSRRLDAVNSGCTALSIVKQGDLMVVANVGDSWAVRVTTSDDGDVTAVQLTIDFKPGLPQEKARIMLCEGRVHCLDDEPGVHRVWVPHWEAPGLAMSHAFGNYCVKDYGVISAPEVTQSRITARDQFVILATDG; encoded by the exons ATGTTATTTCCAACATCTTCATA TTGGTTATTGGGTTATTCATGTTTGTTCTCGGTTTCTCATGTCGCTCTCTTCTCTGTCCAGGGATACGGGTGCCAGGACGACACCATCTTCTGCGGCGTCTTGGACGGGCACGACCAGTCGGGCCACTACGCCGCCAAGGCCGTCCGGGAGTCGCTACCGCAGTCGCTTCTGTGCCGCTGGCAGGAGGCCGTCGCGCTGGCGTCGCTCATCGACGGCGAGAAGAGGCTCAGCAACTGCCATTTTTACCTCTTGAGGCGGTCCtacctggccgccgccgccgccgccgtggacgAGGAGCTCCGCCGGAGCCGGCGCCTCGACGCCGTCAACAGCGGCTGCACGGCTCTGTCCATCGTGAAGCAGGGCGACCTGATGGTGGTCGCGAACGTCGGCGACTCGTGGGCCGTCCGTGTGACCACGTCGGACGACGGGGACGTCACAGCTGTCCAGCTCACCATCGACTTCAAGCCCGGCTTACCCC AGGAGAAGGCACGCATCATGCTGTGCGAGggccgcgtgcactgcctcgacgACGAGCCTGGCGTGCACCGGGTGTGGGTGCCCCACTGGGAGGCGCCGGGGCTGGCCATGTCGCACGCGTTCGGCAACTACTGcgtcaaggactacggcgtcatcTCGGCGCCGGAGGTGACGCAGAGTAGGATCACCGCCCGGGACCAGTTTGTCATCCTGGCCACCGACGGG TGA